From Pongo pygmaeus isolate AG05252 chromosome 22, NHGRI_mPonPyg2-v2.0_pri, whole genome shotgun sequence, one genomic window encodes:
- the TFF3 gene encoding trefoil factor 3: protein MAARVLCMLGLVLALVSSSSAEEYVGLSANQCAVPAKDRVDCGYPQVTPQECNNRGCCFDSKIPGVPWCFKPLQEAECTF, encoded by the exons ATGGCGGCCAGAGTGCTCTGCATGCTGGGGCTGGTCCTGGCCTTGGTGTCCTCCAGCTCTGCTGAGGAGTACGTGGGCCTGT CTGCAAACCAGTGTGCCGTGCCAGCCAAGGACAGGGTGGACTGCGGCTACCCCCAGGTGACCCCACAGGAGTGCAACAACCGAGGCTGCTGCTTTGACTCCAAGATCCCCGGAGTGCCTTGGTGCTTCAAGCCCCTGCAGGAAGCAG AATGCACCTTCTGA